A single genomic interval of Littorina saxatilis isolate snail1 linkage group LG17, US_GU_Lsax_2.0, whole genome shotgun sequence harbors:
- the LOC138953671 gene encoding BTB/POZ domain-containing protein 17-like: MCDLQTFLSGQAANYQLNMASPPRQAPIIPLDLLLGEGGDNLADQAPNSSSNTSSSPQSPASLSLALESPEGIDCHGNERQALVEQAKFYNNSLLSDVTLVVGNERYFAHKLVLVRASDVFERMFSSEWDTASMESKDVNLVEESVCARVFPRFLRFLYGCHVKLNMDTTLPVLILADKYNVTDLRNVCIDFARSFIIPKLQLKDVFHVWFQYATKCFHDGLVLSCVSALACQMDELMSSAEWNDEWVNLDRDQLVEFLRSSSLRVKDEYELWLAVTRWLQCPSHPERQENLETHLSDILEYIRFPMMTAEQLCQLESSPLVENYPDLFQRHIMQAYKFLALPLTVRAKNKDFTQSNFLLRNYSDLRWDKRFVVQRFSAYPKGAEVSFRFSTRASAYPAQTWEWELKVHPKGFSSTSDDFRILLYSNLILDQPRPVEYYLSIINNHQILKSVCGRKTFSKTRYTTDTEMDKKITVAELMEPGSPFVVDDSLILQITLRPAE, encoded by the exons ATGTGTGATCTGCAAACTTTTCTTTCAGGGC AAGCTGCTAATTATCAACTGAACATGGCCTCACCTCCTCGTCAAGCCCCCATCATCCCCCTCGACCTGCTGCTGGGAGAAGGGGGGGACAACCTTGCTGACCAGGCCCCAAATTCCTCCTCCAACACGTCCTCTTCCCCACAATCTCCAGCGTCTTTGTCGCTTGCGCTAGAAAGTCCTGAag GTATTGATTGTCATGGCAACGAGCGACAGGCCCTGGTGGAGCAGGCCAAGTTCTACAACAATTCTCTGCTGAGCGACGTAACCCTGGTGGTGGGGAATGAGCGATACTTTGCTCACAAGCTGGTGTTGGTGCGAGCAAGCGATGTCTTTGAGCGCATGTTCAGCTCCGAGTGGGACACCGCCAGCATGGAGAGCAAG GACGTGAACCTAGTGGAAGAGAGCGTTTGTGCCCGAGTGTTCCCTCGCTTCCTGCGCTTTCTGTACGGCTGCCACGTCAAGCTCAACATGGACACCACGCTACCGGTTCTCATTCTGGCTGACAAGTACAATGTCACCGACCTCCGAAACGTCTGCATCGACTTTGCTCGCTCTTTCATCATCCCCAAGCTGCAGCTTAAGGATGTGTTCCACGTGTGGTTCCAGTACGCCACCAAGTGCTTCCACGATGGCCTTGTTCTCTCCTGCGTATCTGCTCTAGCCTGTCAGATGGACGAGCTGATGAGTTCGGCGGAGTGGAACGACGAGTGGGTCAACCTTGACCGCGACCAGCTGGTGGAGTTCCTGAGGTCGTCCAGCCTGAGGGTCAAGGATGAGTACGAGCTGTGGCTGGCCGTCACGCGCTGGCTGCAGTGTCCATCACACCCGGAGCGGCAAGAGAACCTGGAGACGCACCTGAGCGATATACTGGAGTACATTCGCTTCCCAATGATGACAGCGGAGCAGCTGTGTCAGCTGGAGTCCTCTCCCTTGGTGGAGAACTACCCAGACCTCTTCCAGCGGCACATCATGCAGGCCTACAAGTTCCTGGCCCTCCCTCTCACCGTGCGTGCCAAGAACAAGGACTTCACCCAGTCCAACTTCCTGCTACGCAACTACAGCGATCTGCGCTGGGACAAGCGCTTCGTGGTCCAACGTTTTTCAGCCTATCCTAAAGGCGCGGAGGTCAGCTTCCGATTCTCCACACGAGCCTCCGCCTACCCGGCCCAGACGTGGGAGTGGGAGCTGAAGGTCCACCCCAAGGGGTTCTCCTCCACCAGTGATGATTTCCGCATCCTGCTCTACTCCAACCTCATCCTGGACCAGCCTCGCCCCGTGGAGTATTATCTCTCCATCATCAACAATCACCAGATCCTCAAGTCTGTGTGTGGACGCAAGACCTTCTCCAAGACGCGGTACACCACAGACACTGAGATGGACAAGAAGATCACTGTAGCGGAACTCATGGAGCCGGGGTCGCCCTTCGTCGTGGATGATTCGCTCATCCTGCAGATCACTCTAAGACCAGCAGAATGA